From Sander lucioperca isolate FBNREF2018 chromosome 14, SLUC_FBN_1.2, whole genome shotgun sequence, the proteins below share one genomic window:
- the LOC116047280 gene encoding tetranectin-like, which yields MEFKGVCVLLGVLLLVNCSFQQQSPPKKKSVKKVLLESDTAKDAAVEELQKQIDDIVQELNLLKEQQALQTVCLKGIKIHDKCFLADTVRKHYHTASEDCNAMGGVLGTPTSSYENDQLRDYIRQRIGPDEQVWLGINDMVTEGSWMDQTGVSITFKNWDTSNYRSPQPDGGKSHNCAVLSGASNGKWFDENCREEKPSVCQFNIV from the exons ATGGAGTTCAAAGGAGTTTGTGTACTGCTGGGGGTACTACTACTGGTGAACTGCTCATTTCAGCAGCAGAGTCCACCGAAGAAGAAGTCTGTGAAAAAAG TGTTGTTGGAATCCGACACAGCAAAGGATGCTGCCGTCGAGGAGCTACAGAAACAGATCGACGACATTGTCCAGGAGCTCAACCTACTGAAGGAACAACAAGCTCTGCAGACAG TCTGTTTGAAAGGTATAAAGATCCATGACAAGTGTTTCTTGGCTGACACTGTGAGAAAACACTATCACACTGCCAGTGAGGACTGCAACGCCATGGGCGGTGTCCTCGGTACACCCACATCCAGCTATGAGAACGACCAGCTCAGAGACTACATCCGCCAGCGCATCGGCCCAGATGAGCAGGTCTGGCTGGGCATCAACGATATGGTGACTGAGGGCAGCTGGATGGACCAGACCGGCGTCAGCATTACATTCAAAAACTGGGACACCTCCAACTACCGGTCCCCTCAGCCAGACGGTGGCAAGTCCCACAACTGCGCCGTCCTGTCTGGGGCCTCCAATGGGAAGTGGTTTGACGAGAACTGTCGTGAGGAGAAGCCCTCCGTCTGCCAGTTCAACATTGTTTGA